The following proteins are co-located in the Candidatus Eisenbacteria bacterium genome:
- a CDS encoding site-specific tyrosine recombinase XerD: protein MARRGSDLDGAIDAYLDHLATERGLARRSIEAYGRDLTAFARTAAARSGRRPGGVDAALVRAHLASLSARGLSPRSQARALAAIRGLVRYLAREGEGDAGAIRDLSVRRPPSRLPGALGAADVTRLVEETPVGGRRPLRDRAMLELMYATGLRVSEIAQLTGAQLRLEEGFVSVVGKGGKERVVPLGRRAREALAVYLAEERPRLTGRRPSAHVFVRPGGKPLSRQSIWKLVRRRARSAGVVARVSPHTLRHTFATHLLGGGADLRVVQALLGHVDIGTTQIYTHVAPERLRSVHRRHHPRA from the coding sequence GTGGCGCGGCGGGGGAGCGATCTCGACGGCGCGATCGATGCCTACCTCGATCACCTCGCGACCGAGCGCGGGCTCGCACGGCGCTCGATCGAAGCGTACGGCCGGGACCTGACGGCATTCGCCCGGACCGCGGCCGCCCGCTCCGGACGGCGGCCGGGCGGTGTCGATGCGGCGCTCGTCCGGGCGCACTTGGCGAGCCTCTCGGCACGAGGGCTCAGCCCGCGCAGCCAGGCCCGCGCACTCGCGGCCATCCGCGGGCTCGTGCGCTATCTCGCGCGCGAGGGCGAGGGCGACGCGGGGGCGATCCGCGACCTCAGCGTACGCCGGCCGCCGTCTCGACTCCCGGGAGCGCTCGGAGCGGCCGACGTCACCCGGCTGGTCGAGGAGACGCCCGTCGGGGGCCGCCGCCCGCTTCGGGATCGGGCGATGCTGGAGCTCATGTACGCGACGGGCCTGCGCGTGAGCGAGATCGCACAGCTGACGGGAGCGCAGCTCCGGCTGGAGGAGGGGTTCGTCAGCGTCGTGGGAAAGGGTGGCAAGGAGCGGGTCGTCCCCCTCGGGCGGCGGGCCCGGGAGGCGCTCGCGGTCTACCTGGCCGAGGAGCGCCCGCGTCTCACGGGCCGGCGCCCGAGCGCGCACGTGTTCGTGCGGCCGGGGGGCAAGCCCCTCAGCCGCCAGTCGATCTGGAAGCTGGTGCGCCGCCGAGCCCGGTCGGCGGGTGTCGTCGCGCGGGTGTCGCCGCACACCCTGCGCCACACGTTCGCCACGCATCTCCTGGGGGGCGGCGCCGACCTCCGCGTCGTGCAGGCGCTGCTCGGCCACGTCGACATCGGGACGACCCAGATCTATACCCACGTGGCCCCCGAGCGCCTGCGCAGCGTGCACCGGCGGCATCACCCGCGCGCCTGA